A region of Pyxidicoccus parkwaysis DNA encodes the following proteins:
- the tpiA gene encoding triose-phosphate isomerase — MAAAARRRKIVAGNWKMNKTVPEALGLVRELRGMVASLGDTVEVVLAPPFVALQPLHIALEGAPLQLAAQNCHWEASGAFTGEVSAPMLAELGCAYVIVGHSERRQFFGETDETVNKRARAVRAAGMTPIICVGETLAEREANQTLPVVERQVRGALAGFDAKDVATFVLAYEPVWAIGTGRTATSAQAQEVHAAIRGLLERLYDGETAGRVRIQYGGSVKPDNAAELLGQPDVDGALVGGASLKAGDFAAIVKAAG; from the coding sequence ATGGCTGCCGCTGCTCGTCGTCGCAAAATCGTCGCCGGCAACTGGAAGATGAACAAGACGGTGCCCGAGGCGCTGGGCCTCGTGCGCGAGCTGCGGGGCATGGTGGCCTCGCTGGGAGACACGGTGGAGGTGGTGCTGGCGCCGCCGTTCGTGGCGCTGCAGCCGCTACACATCGCGCTGGAAGGTGCGCCGCTGCAGCTGGCGGCGCAGAACTGTCACTGGGAGGCGTCCGGCGCCTTCACCGGTGAGGTGTCCGCGCCGATGCTGGCGGAGCTCGGGTGTGCCTACGTCATCGTGGGGCACTCGGAGCGCCGGCAGTTCTTCGGTGAGACGGACGAGACGGTGAACAAGCGGGCCCGGGCGGTGCGGGCGGCGGGCATGACGCCCATCATCTGCGTGGGCGAGACGCTGGCCGAGCGCGAGGCGAACCAGACGCTCCCGGTGGTGGAGCGCCAGGTGCGCGGGGCGCTGGCGGGCTTCGACGCGAAGGACGTGGCCACCTTCGTCCTGGCGTACGAGCCGGTGTGGGCGATTGGGACGGGCCGGACGGCCACGTCGGCGCAGGCGCAGGAGGTGCACGCGGCCATCCGCGGGCTGCTCGAGCGCCTGTACGACGGGGAGACGGCCGGGCGGGTGCGCATCCAGTACGGCGGCAGCGTGAAGCCGGACAACGCGGCGGAATTGCTGGGGCAGCCGGACGTGGACGGAGCGCTCGTCGGAGGGGCCAGCCTGAAGGCGGGCGACTTCGCGGCCATCGTCAAGGCAGCCGGTTAG
- a CDS encoding NAD(P)/FAD-dependent oxidoreductase produces the protein MAYRVNNIGLWLDEPEELLGQRAAEKLGVTRSDLASVRVVRSVLDARKKGSPRYIYTLEVELAPGRKPARLPPDVGEAPPPPETLPPVKAPERWPIIIGTGPAGLFCALGLLERGVRSILLERGREVVTRRKDVAKLMRDGSLDPESNMNFGEGGAGAYTDGKLSTRINHPMVRKVIEAFAKYGAPDQILIEGKPHIGSDLLPGAVAKLREELIAGGCQVHFEHRVDDLLYRDGRVAGVKLSDGRTLESDRVILAPGNSARELYERFAADGRVSVEAKPFALGFRAEHPQTLINSIQYGSAAKNPKLPPADYKLAENLDVDGEVRGVYSFCMCPGGIVVPTPTEDGLQCTNGMSNSRRNARYANAGIVVSVSVADFEREGFRGPLAGLEFQRHWEKKAYELGGGRFFAPAQTIPDYLAGRVKKDPGGTSYRPGLAHVDLNRLFPERLTESIKQALRTFDRKMRGFISDEGKLIGIESRTSSPVRITRGEDLQSVSLRGLYPAGEGCGYAGGIVSSAIDGLRVAEQIATELS, from the coding sequence ATGGCGTATCGGGTGAACAACATCGGGCTGTGGCTGGACGAGCCGGAGGAGCTGCTCGGCCAGCGCGCGGCGGAGAAGCTCGGGGTCACCCGCTCCGACCTCGCCAGCGTGCGCGTGGTGCGCTCGGTGCTGGATGCACGGAAGAAGGGCAGCCCCCGCTACATCTACACGCTGGAGGTGGAGCTCGCGCCCGGCCGCAAGCCGGCCCGCCTGCCCCCGGACGTGGGCGAGGCGCCGCCGCCCCCGGAGACGCTGCCCCCGGTGAAGGCGCCGGAGCGCTGGCCCATCATCATCGGCACCGGCCCTGCGGGGCTCTTCTGCGCGCTGGGCCTGCTGGAGCGCGGCGTACGCAGCATCCTCCTGGAGCGCGGCCGCGAGGTGGTGACGCGCCGCAAGGACGTGGCGAAGCTGATGCGCGACGGCTCGCTGGACCCGGAGAGCAACATGAACTTCGGGGAGGGCGGCGCCGGCGCCTACACGGACGGCAAGCTGTCCACGCGCATCAACCACCCCATGGTGCGCAAGGTGATTGAGGCCTTCGCGAAGTACGGCGCCCCGGACCAAATCCTCATCGAGGGCAAGCCGCACATCGGCTCCGACTTGCTTCCGGGCGCGGTGGCGAAGCTGCGCGAGGAGCTCATCGCCGGCGGCTGCCAGGTGCACTTCGAGCACCGGGTGGATGACCTGCTCTACCGCGACGGCCGCGTGGCGGGCGTGAAGCTGTCCGACGGGCGCACGCTGGAGAGCGACCGCGTCATCCTCGCGCCGGGCAACTCCGCGAGAGAGCTCTACGAGCGCTTCGCCGCCGACGGCCGGGTGAGCGTGGAGGCCAAGCCCTTCGCGCTGGGCTTCCGCGCCGAGCACCCGCAGACGCTCATCAACAGCATCCAGTACGGCAGCGCCGCGAAGAATCCCAAGCTGCCCCCGGCCGACTACAAGCTGGCGGAGAACCTGGACGTGGACGGCGAGGTGCGCGGCGTCTACTCGTTCTGCATGTGCCCCGGCGGAATCGTCGTCCCCACGCCGACGGAGGATGGCCTCCAGTGCACCAACGGCATGAGCAACTCGCGCCGCAACGCGCGCTACGCCAACGCGGGCATCGTCGTCTCCGTGTCCGTGGCGGACTTCGAGCGCGAGGGCTTCCGCGGCCCGCTCGCGGGCCTGGAGTTCCAGCGCCACTGGGAGAAGAAGGCGTATGAGCTGGGCGGTGGGCGCTTCTTCGCCCCGGCGCAGACGATTCCGGACTACCTGGCCGGGCGCGTGAAGAAGGACCCGGGCGGCACCAGCTACCGGCCGGGGCTGGCGCACGTGGACCTGAACCGCCTCTTCCCGGAGCGGCTCACCGAGTCCATCAAGCAGGCCCTGCGCACCTTCGACCGGAAGATGCGCGGCTTCATCAGCGACGAGGGCAAGCTCATCGGAATCGAGAGCCGGACGTCGTCCCCCGTGCGCATCACCCGCGGGGAGGACTTGCAGTCCGTTTCCCTGCGCGGGCTCTACCCCGCGGGCGAGGGGTGTGGGTACGCGGGCGGCATCGTGTCGTCCGCCATTGATGGACTGCGCGTCGCTGAGCAGATTGCCACCGAGCTGTCCTAG
- a CDS encoding golvesin C-terminal-like domain-containing protein, producing MISASYTDCYRARLGCAALALLLTSSLALAEAPAPDASLDQGACGLEPPGVQYLPPPAPRAHETRRWSASEPPVVRREERGGAVRASLAGVPQTRVRGGALSGKVIYLSPGHGFYRSAPLDRWATQRPNSWAVVEDFISAEVVSQYLMPMLMGAGATVVPVRETDLNSRMVILDAGQAQAGYSEAGDSALFQDSAQKGWATPPFPMGNAVEPFTLGTTRVMTSARTATASATWAPEVPADGHYNVYISYASDPARATDAHYVVKHAGGESHFRVNQRRHGGTWVLLGRFYFKAGTHADTASVVAMNDTSEAGTVSLDAVRFGGGRGVIGDAEVPALDRPRYEESSRYHVQFSGAPFSVYAPTGANALTNERNADVTARPRFAAWLHEDGEDAVYVAWHTNAGTTGTVTGTEGYVYGPNPVDGTLNFTGVPGSDVMARALLDEIGRDLKREVDPNWRVRSLRSANLGEVNPAHNPEMPSVLLEMAYHDSVTDSNRLKEPMFRRIAARAILQGLIKYFATRDGKPVLLPPEAPSAVAARNAADGKVEMRWAVPAANPDEEGHDAPTGYRVYQSADGFGWDEGTEVTATSFTTTLAPGTVRYFRVAALNAGGEGFPSSTVGVRTPSGGQSAPVLLVNAFERLDSSLSCAEALDAYDLQAPVRLFVEAMNDGTYVRRHGDALTQASTAFDSATSPALKEGLITLAAPYTVVDWFTGRGGESGARPTRQEQDTLRAFVTGGGSLLLSGGQVASALAVGGAEDQAFLADILRATPGTGSPPLTVEGLASGWLSGVPAGILDDGTRGAYPVGVTDVLTPASGGSAVLRYTGTDLVAGVSSAPGGQVLLLGMPFEGIVSPTRRAQLFSAFLVHAGVLAQQPPPPAEDPGGEGPGLLTACVAARGVDPHPPAPPPPPPPPQPIVLEELPQFYYPVGDSGCGCGAGGGTGSGFGLLLGVIVQLRRAHRRKCDAKR from the coding sequence GTGATTTCCGCTTCCTACACCGACTGTTACCGCGCGCGCCTGGGATGTGCGGCCCTGGCACTGTTGTTGACTTCCTCCCTGGCCCTCGCCGAGGCGCCGGCCCCTGACGCCTCCCTCGACCAGGGGGCCTGCGGCCTGGAGCCGCCCGGCGTCCAGTACCTCCCACCTCCGGCCCCCCGCGCGCACGAGACGCGGCGGTGGTCCGCCTCGGAGCCGCCGGTGGTGCGGCGCGAGGAGCGGGGTGGGGCGGTGCGTGCCTCCCTGGCCGGCGTGCCGCAGACGCGCGTGCGCGGCGGGGCGCTGTCCGGGAAGGTCATCTACCTGAGCCCCGGCCATGGCTTCTACCGGAGCGCCCCGCTGGACAGGTGGGCCACGCAGCGGCCCAACTCGTGGGCGGTGGTGGAGGACTTCATCTCCGCGGAGGTGGTGAGCCAGTACCTCATGCCCATGCTGATGGGCGCGGGCGCCACCGTGGTGCCGGTGCGTGAGACGGACCTCAACTCGCGCATGGTGATTCTGGACGCGGGGCAGGCGCAGGCGGGCTACTCCGAGGCGGGCGACTCGGCCCTCTTCCAGGACTCCGCGCAGAAGGGGTGGGCCACGCCGCCCTTCCCCATGGGCAACGCAGTGGAGCCCTTCACGCTGGGCACCACGCGCGTCATGACGTCCGCGCGCACCGCCACCGCGAGCGCGACGTGGGCGCCGGAGGTGCCGGCGGACGGCCACTACAACGTCTACATCTCCTACGCGTCGGACCCGGCGCGCGCGACGGACGCGCACTACGTGGTGAAGCACGCGGGCGGGGAGAGCCACTTCCGCGTCAACCAGCGGCGCCACGGCGGCACGTGGGTGCTGCTGGGCCGCTTCTACTTCAAGGCGGGCACGCACGCGGACACGGCCTCCGTGGTGGCGATGAACGACACGTCCGAGGCCGGCACGGTGTCGCTGGACGCGGTGCGCTTCGGCGGAGGCCGGGGCGTCATCGGTGACGCGGAAGTCCCGGCGCTCGACAGGCCCCGCTACGAGGAGTCCTCGCGCTACCACGTGCAGTTCAGCGGCGCGCCCTTCAGCGTGTACGCACCCACCGGAGCCAACGCGCTGACCAACGAGCGCAACGCGGACGTCACCGCGCGCCCGCGCTTCGCGGCGTGGCTGCACGAGGACGGCGAGGACGCGGTGTACGTGGCGTGGCACACCAACGCGGGCACCACCGGCACGGTGACGGGCACGGAAGGCTACGTGTACGGGCCCAACCCGGTGGACGGCACACTCAACTTCACCGGCGTGCCCGGCAGCGACGTCATGGCCCGCGCGCTGCTGGATGAAATCGGCCGCGACTTGAAGCGAGAGGTGGACCCCAACTGGCGTGTGCGCAGCCTGCGCTCGGCGAACCTGGGCGAGGTGAACCCCGCACACAACCCGGAGATGCCGTCGGTGCTGCTGGAGATGGCGTACCACGACAGCGTCACCGACTCGAACCGGCTGAAGGAGCCGATGTTCCGCCGCATCGCCGCGCGAGCGATTCTCCAGGGGCTCATCAAGTACTTCGCCACGAGGGACGGCAAGCCGGTGCTCCTGCCGCCGGAGGCCCCCAGCGCCGTCGCCGCGCGCAACGCCGCGGACGGCAAGGTGGAGATGCGCTGGGCGGTGCCCGCCGCCAACCCGGACGAGGAGGGCCACGATGCGCCCACGGGCTACCGCGTCTACCAGAGCGCGGACGGGTTCGGCTGGGACGAGGGCACCGAGGTGACGGCCACGTCGTTCACCACCACCCTGGCGCCGGGCACCGTGCGCTACTTCCGCGTGGCGGCGCTGAACGCGGGCGGCGAGGGCTTCCCGTCCTCCACCGTGGGCGTGCGCACGCCGTCCGGTGGACAGTCGGCGCCCGTGCTGCTCGTCAACGCCTTCGAGCGGCTGGACTCGTCACTCTCCTGCGCGGAGGCGCTGGACGCGTATGACTTGCAGGCTCCGGTGCGCCTCTTCGTGGAGGCGATGAACGACGGCACCTACGTGCGCCGCCACGGCGACGCGTTGACGCAGGCGAGCACGGCCTTCGACAGCGCCACGAGCCCGGCGCTGAAGGAGGGGCTCATCACCCTCGCGGCGCCGTACACGGTGGTGGACTGGTTCACCGGCCGGGGCGGCGAGAGCGGGGCGCGGCCCACGCGCCAGGAGCAGGACACGCTGCGCGCCTTCGTCACCGGCGGAGGGAGTCTGCTGCTGTCCGGCGGCCAGGTGGCGTCCGCGCTCGCCGTGGGTGGCGCGGAGGACCAGGCCTTCCTCGCGGACATCCTCCGCGCGACGCCGGGCACGGGCTCGCCGCCGCTCACGGTGGAGGGGCTGGCGAGCGGCTGGCTCTCCGGTGTGCCTGCGGGAATCCTGGACGACGGCACGCGCGGGGCGTACCCGGTGGGCGTGACGGACGTGCTCACGCCCGCGTCCGGCGGCTCGGCGGTGCTGCGCTACACGGGCACGGACCTGGTGGCGGGCGTGTCCTCCGCGCCAGGTGGGCAGGTGCTGCTCCTGGGCATGCCCTTCGAGGGCATCGTCAGTCCGACGCGGCGCGCGCAGCTCTTCTCCGCATTCCTGGTGCACGCGGGCGTGCTCGCGCAGCAGCCTCCTCCGCCCGCCGAGGACCCGGGCGGCGAGGGCCCCGGTCTGCTCACCGCCTGCGTCGCGGCGCGCGGCGTGGATCCGCATCCGCCCGCGCCGCCGCCTCCTCCGCCGCCTCCGCAGCCCATCGTCCTGGAGGAGCTTCCGCAGTTCTACTATCCGGTCGGCGACTCGGGCTGCGGCTGTGGGGCTGGAGGGGGAACGGGCTCCGGTTTCGGTCTGTTGCTCGGGGTGATTGTTCAGCTTCGGCGTGCGCACCGTCGCAAGTGCGACGCGAAGCGTTGA
- the gap gene encoding type I glyceraldehyde-3-phosphate dehydrogenase, giving the protein MATRIAINGFGRIGRCILRAALSRKEDLEIVAINDLDKPSALAHLFKYDSVHRTWPGSVKASEKGIIVDGKEIAVTAEKDPTALPWKGMNVDVVLECTGRFTARDGAEKHLKAGAKKVIVSAPAKGPDLTIAYGINHNEYDPAKHHIISNASCTTNCLAPIAKVLVDNFGVEKGLMTTVHSYTNDQRILDLTHDDMRRARAAALSMIPTSTGAAKAIGEVIPQLKGKMHGISVRVPTPNVSLVDLTVNTQKNVTAEAVIEAYRKAAEGSLKGILQFSDEQTVSVDYNGNPHSAIFDSTNCFVMGDNMVKVMAWYDNEWGFSNRMVDTVKFLVSKGV; this is encoded by the coding sequence ATGGCTACCCGCATCGCCATCAATGGCTTCGGTCGCATCGGTCGCTGCATCCTTCGCGCCGCCCTCAGCCGCAAGGAGGACCTGGAGATTGTCGCCATCAACGACCTCGACAAGCCCTCGGCGCTGGCGCACCTGTTCAAGTACGACTCCGTGCACCGCACCTGGCCGGGCTCGGTGAAGGCCTCCGAGAAGGGCATCATCGTGGACGGCAAGGAGATTGCCGTCACCGCGGAGAAGGACCCGACGGCGCTGCCCTGGAAGGGCATGAACGTGGACGTGGTGCTCGAGTGCACCGGCCGCTTCACCGCGCGCGACGGCGCCGAGAAGCACCTCAAGGCGGGCGCGAAGAAGGTCATCGTCTCCGCCCCGGCCAAGGGCCCGGACCTCACCATCGCCTACGGCATCAACCACAACGAGTACGACCCGGCGAAGCACCACATCATCTCCAACGCCTCCTGCACCACCAACTGCCTGGCGCCCATCGCCAAGGTGCTGGTGGACAACTTCGGCGTGGAGAAGGGCCTGATGACCACGGTCCACAGCTACACCAACGACCAGCGCATCCTGGACCTCACCCACGACGACATGCGCCGCGCCCGCGCCGCCGCGCTCTCCATGATTCCCACCAGCACCGGCGCCGCGAAGGCCATCGGTGAGGTGATTCCGCAGCTCAAGGGCAAGATGCACGGCATCTCCGTGCGCGTGCCCACCCCGAACGTGTCCCTGGTGGACCTGACGGTGAACACCCAGAAGAACGTCACCGCCGAGGCCGTCATCGAGGCCTACCGCAAGGCGGCGGAGGGTTCGCTCAAGGGCATCCTCCAGTTCAGCGACGAGCAGACGGTGTCCGTGGACTACAACGGCAACCCGCACTCGGCCATCTTCGACTCCACCAACTGCTTCGTGATGGGCGACAACATGGTGAAGGTCATGGCCTGGTACGACAACGAGTGGGGCTTCTCCAACCGCATGGTGGACACGGTGAAGTTCCTCGTCTCCAAGGGCGTCTGA
- a CDS encoding class I SAM-dependent rRNA methyltransferase produces MLSTYLSREAARRLRHGAPWLRREDIISMEGTPQPGEPVQLRDEDGSVLGLGDVDLESSFAVRRIGQPDEAVEGLIPRHLRHAFERRGRLVDDPRFCRMVNDDGDGLPGLIVDRYDTHFVVQTLTRAMDARQAEITRALVEVTGAGSVLLRNDSPRRKALGLPTQRAHVLYGTPPRWCRLLEMGARFTVDLTYGVGTGYHYDQRELRRFVARMANGGRVLDACCNVGGLFVHAGLHGARQILAFDKSADAAELARENAEANGLLGRATVETGQPLQVLRALRDTFDLVLLDTPGVTSEDEFLEQLRYALRRTRHGGRLLVVGYHPPLGLGGFDELVATACEGEARIGTRLARLGLPPDHPTLVGSPGSDYLDAMALEVS; encoded by the coding sequence TTGCTCAGCACCTATCTGTCCCGGGAGGCCGCTCGCCGGCTCCGTCATGGGGCCCCCTGGCTGCGCCGAGAGGACATCATCTCGATGGAGGGAACGCCGCAGCCCGGGGAGCCCGTGCAGCTCCGGGACGAGGACGGCTCGGTGCTGGGCCTGGGCGACGTGGACCTGGAGTCCTCGTTCGCGGTGCGGCGGATTGGCCAGCCGGACGAGGCGGTGGAAGGCCTCATCCCCCGCCACCTGCGCCACGCCTTCGAGCGGCGCGGCCGGCTGGTGGACGACCCGCGCTTCTGCCGGATGGTGAATGACGACGGAGACGGGCTGCCCGGCCTCATCGTGGACCGGTACGACACCCACTTCGTGGTGCAGACGCTGACGCGCGCCATGGACGCGCGGCAGGCGGAAATCACCCGCGCGCTGGTGGAGGTGACGGGCGCCGGCTCGGTGTTGCTGCGCAACGACTCGCCCCGGCGCAAGGCGCTGGGCCTGCCCACGCAGCGGGCCCACGTCCTCTACGGCACCCCGCCCCGCTGGTGCCGGCTCTTGGAGATGGGCGCGCGCTTCACCGTGGACCTCACCTACGGGGTGGGCACCGGCTACCACTACGACCAGCGCGAGCTGCGCCGCTTCGTGGCGCGCATGGCCAACGGCGGCCGGGTTCTGGACGCGTGCTGCAACGTGGGCGGACTCTTCGTCCATGCCGGCCTGCACGGCGCGCGGCAGATTCTCGCCTTCGACAAGAGCGCGGACGCGGCGGAGCTGGCCCGGGAGAACGCCGAGGCCAACGGCCTGCTGGGCCGGGCCACGGTGGAGACGGGCCAGCCGCTCCAGGTGCTCAGGGCCCTGCGGGACACCTTCGACCTGGTCCTCCTGGACACACCCGGCGTGACATCCGAGGACGAGTTCCTGGAGCAGCTCCGCTATGCCCTCCGGCGCACCCGGCACGGGGGAAGGCTGCTGGTGGTGGGCTACCACCCGCCGCTCGGCCTGGGCGGCTTCGACGAGCTGGTGGCCACCGCCTGCGAGGGAGAGGCCCGCATCGGCACCCGGCTGGCCCGGCTGGGCCTGCCTCCGGACCACCCCACGCTGGTCGGCTCCCCGGGGTCGGACTACCTCGACGCCATGGCCCTGGAGGTGAGCTGA
- the secG gene encoding preprotein translocase subunit SecG: protein MLTFVTIVHVLVCVFMIFVILLQPGKDAGMGSALGGGAATSAFGGRGAVTFLSKLTGVCAMLFFFTSLGLSFVGLRSSVAAGGSVATPPAKQAPATPGGAAAPASGATTTPSSPPPGSVEQPRGETPVPPPAEGGAQQQAPAPQGAAPAPAPAQ from the coding sequence ATGCTGACCTTCGTCACGATCGTGCACGTCCTCGTTTGCGTGTTCATGATCTTCGTCATCCTTCTGCAGCCCGGTAAGGACGCGGGCATGGGCTCGGCCCTCGGCGGTGGCGCGGCCACGAGCGCCTTTGGTGGCCGCGGCGCGGTGACGTTCCTGAGCAAGCTCACGGGCGTCTGCGCGATGCTCTTCTTCTTCACGTCGCTCGGCCTGTCCTTCGTGGGGCTTCGCTCCTCGGTGGCGGCGGGCGGCTCGGTTGCCACGCCTCCGGCGAAGCAGGCTCCTGCAACGCCGGGTGGCGCCGCGGCTCCGGCTTCGGGTGCGACGACGACGCCTTCGTCGCCGCCTCCTGGCAGCGTGGAGCAGCCGCGCGGTGAGACGCCGGTGCCTCCGCCCGCCGAGGGTGGGGCGCAGCAGCAGGCTCCTGCTCCGCAGGGTGCGGCGCCTGCTCCGGCTCCGGCGCAGTAG
- a CDS encoding phosphoglycerate kinase translates to MIRYIDDLQLTGKRVFIRVDFNVPLEGRRVTDDTRIREALPTIRRALEMGGKVILASHLGRPKGPDPKLSLEPVAVKLAELLGGKHEVILTDDCIGDGVKKQVKELKEGQVVLLENLRFHKEEEANDEAFARELAANADVYINDAFGTAHRAHASTAGMVPFVKEKAAGFLMRKEIEYLGKVLKNPEKPFVAILGGSKVSDKIKVIESLLPKVDALLIGGAMAYTFLKAQGVEVGKSRVEGDKLSLATRILEAAQRLKTQLVLPVDHIIGTEPTEASVAKETADNAIPPDMMGLDIGPKTRAIYAQHIRDARTVVWNGPMGLFEVAKFAEGTRSVAAAMAINTQATTVIGGGDSAAAVEQMGFADKMSHVSTGGGASLEFLEGRELPGIKALETR, encoded by the coding sequence ATGATCCGCTACATCGACGACCTGCAGCTGACCGGGAAGCGCGTCTTCATCCGCGTGGACTTCAACGTCCCGCTGGAGGGGCGGCGCGTGACGGACGACACCCGCATCCGCGAGGCGCTGCCCACCATCCGGCGCGCGCTGGAGATGGGCGGGAAGGTCATCCTGGCCTCCCACCTCGGCCGTCCCAAGGGCCCGGACCCCAAGCTGTCGCTGGAGCCCGTCGCCGTGAAGCTGGCCGAGCTGCTCGGCGGCAAGCACGAGGTCATCCTCACGGATGACTGCATCGGCGACGGCGTGAAGAAGCAGGTGAAGGAGCTCAAGGAGGGCCAGGTGGTCCTCCTGGAGAACCTGCGCTTCCACAAGGAGGAGGAGGCCAACGACGAGGCCTTCGCCCGCGAGCTGGCCGCCAATGCCGACGTCTACATCAACGACGCCTTCGGCACCGCGCACCGCGCCCACGCCTCCACCGCGGGCATGGTGCCCTTCGTGAAGGAGAAGGCCGCCGGCTTCCTGATGCGGAAGGAAATCGAGTACCTGGGCAAGGTGCTCAAGAACCCGGAGAAGCCCTTCGTGGCCATCCTGGGTGGCTCGAAGGTGAGCGACAAAATCAAGGTCATCGAGAGCCTGCTGCCCAAGGTGGACGCGCTGCTCATCGGCGGCGCCATGGCCTACACCTTCCTCAAGGCGCAGGGCGTGGAGGTGGGCAAGTCCCGCGTCGAGGGCGACAAGCTGTCGCTGGCCACGCGCATCCTGGAGGCGGCGCAGCGGCTGAAGACGCAGCTCGTCCTCCCGGTGGACCACATCATCGGCACCGAGCCCACCGAGGCCAGCGTGGCGAAGGAGACGGCGGACAACGCCATTCCTCCGGACATGATGGGCCTGGACATCGGCCCGAAGACGCGCGCCATCTACGCGCAGCACATCCGTGACGCGCGCACCGTGGTGTGGAACGGGCCCATGGGCCTGTTCGAGGTGGCCAAGTTCGCGGAGGGCACCCGCTCGGTGGCCGCCGCCATGGCCATCAACACCCAGGCCACCACCGTCATCGGCGGTGGCGACAGCGCGGCCGCCGTCGAGCAGATGGGCTTCGCTGACAAGATGAGTCATGTGTCCACCGGCGGTGGCGCGTCCCTGGAGTTCCTGGAGGGGCGCGAATTGCCGGGTATCAAGGCACTGGAAACGCGGTAG
- a CDS encoding diacylglycerol kinase family protein, whose translation MNVPVRPPSAFPPRRGSGLFASFGHAWAGLIHTVVHQRNMRVHLISGVLVGLVGSGIPLGLAEKVTLIFCVLLIFFAEILNSALEHLVDLAVQQFDEKARLTKDAAAAGVLVLALGTVVIFAAILVNYWETVRTSTGAIIRQVALGLPLTACVVALVLPQRRPFAVDVVALLAAFALLAVLSLETASMVFTALTGGLIFVAGAAARQRRREQLQAAHGTTDSPVSGNKKTG comes from the coding sequence ATGAACGTTCCTGTCCGGCCACCTTCCGCCTTCCCACCCCGCCGGGGCTCGGGGCTGTTCGCCTCGTTCGGCCACGCGTGGGCGGGGCTCATCCACACCGTCGTCCACCAGCGCAACATGCGCGTGCACCTGATTTCGGGCGTGCTGGTGGGACTGGTGGGCAGCGGCATCCCCCTGGGGCTCGCGGAGAAGGTGACGCTCATCTTCTGCGTCCTGCTCATCTTCTTCGCGGAAATCCTCAACAGCGCCCTGGAGCACCTCGTGGACCTCGCCGTCCAGCAGTTCGACGAGAAGGCCCGCCTCACCAAGGACGCGGCCGCCGCCGGCGTGCTGGTGCTCGCGCTGGGCACCGTCGTCATCTTCGCCGCCATCCTCGTGAACTACTGGGAGACGGTGCGCACCAGCACCGGGGCCATCATCCGGCAGGTGGCGCTGGGACTTCCCCTCACCGCGTGCGTCGTCGCGCTGGTGCTGCCCCAGCGCCGGCCCTTCGCGGTGGACGTGGTGGCCCTCCTCGCGGCCTTCGCGCTGCTCGCGGTGCTGTCGCTGGAGACGGCCAGCATGGTCTTCACCGCGCTGACGGGAGGGCTGATTTTCGTGGCCGGCGCGGCCGCCCGGCAGCGCAGGCGCGAGCAACTCCAAGCAGCCCACGGGACGACCGATTCACCGGTCAGCGGGAACAAAAAAACCGGCTGA